The genomic stretch AAGGGCGATGCTCTCCCAACTGAGCTAACAACCCACTTTATGACAATCGACGTCATGCGTCGTTGTGGGGCGGTATTATAGATTTTGTTTTATAAGAGTCAACACAAAAATATAAAAAACTCACCTGTATGATGCTTTTGTGTGCAAGGTAAATAACTCTTCATTATTAGCATAATTAGCATAGAGTGAGTTATCCCCCTTTTTAGTCAGTCTAGGGTAAAAAAGTAACTGCAATGGTTTTTGTATTAGTACTTAGACATAGTTGATACATATTTCTGCATACAGTACGGGGTTGTTTCTGCGCTGTTTTAAAGTAAGGGGGAATTAGTAGGGGGGGGAAGTTCACTTTGTATACGAATTCAATGCGTTACTATTGCAAAGTTGGTATGATTGGTTATATTCTACGCTTCCCGGTTTAAAATAAAACCAGTTAGAAAAAACTTTGCTAAAAGTTATTGACTTTGTTTTTGCTCCTGCATAGAATGCGCCCCGCACTCAGCGATACAGGCTAGCAAAGTTAGTCGAAAAGTTTGGGGCTATAGCTCAGCTGGGAGAGCGCTTGCATGGCATGCAAGAGGTCGACGGTTCGATCCCGTCTAGCTCCACCAATCTTTCGTAGTGCGTATGTCCTAGTACATAGTTAATAATTATGGCCAAGCCTCGAGTGCTAAGCTGTATTATTCTGTGTCCCCTTCGTCTAGAGGCCTAGGACACCGCCCTTTCACGGCGGTAACAGGGGTTCGAATCCCCTAGGGGACGCCACTTACTTAGGTAAGTCAGCTCGGATAACAAGAGTTTAAACCGTTATCACCAAGTCCTAGTGACACATTCCGTGTCCCCTTCGTCTAGAGGCCTAGGACACCGCCCTTTCACGGCGGTAACAGGGGTTCGAATCCCCTAGGGGACGCCACTTACTTAGGTAAGTCAGCTCGGATAACAAGAGTTTAAACCGTTATCACCAAGTCCTAGTGACACATTTAGTGTCCCCTTCGTCTAGAGGCCTAGGACACCGCCCTTTCACGGCGGTAACAGGGGTTCGAATCCCCTAGGGGACGCCACTTACTTAGGTAAGTCAGCTCGGATAACAAGAGTTTAAACCGTTATCACCAAGTCCTAGTGACACAGAAAACATTCTGTTTTGGAATAAGGCCATTCGCCTCACAGGCTCGGTCTCATCTAACGCAGAAATAGCAAATCAGTGATTTGCAAAACGATTTCTGCGTCCCCTTCGTCTAGAGGCCTAGGACACCGCCCTTTCACGGCGGTAACAGGGGTTCGAATCCCCTAGGGGACGCCACTTAGTTAGGTAAGTGAACTCGGATAACAAGAGTTTAAACCGTTATAACCAAGTCCTAGTGACACATTCCGTGTCCCCTTCGTCTAGAGGCCTAGGACACCGCCCTTTCACGGCGGTAACAGGGGTTCGAATCCCCTAGGGGACGCCACTTACTTAGGTAAGTCAACTCGGATAACAAGAGTTTAAACCGTTATCACCAAGTCCTAGTGACACATTCCGTGTCCCCTTCGTCTAGAGGCCTAGGACACCGCCCTTTCACGGCGGTAACAGGGGTTCGAATCCCCTAGGGGACGCCATTTCAATTTACATCTCTATCTCTACTAAGAAAAATTACTTCTAGTACTCATCTTTTATTACTTAACAAGAACCTCAATGCTCAAGTTTTGTTAGTATTAATTGCTAAGGCTCATTATCCCTTTTCTGCACTTGCCTTGTCCCAACCCGTATTAATACTTTGTAATTCCACCCAATTTAGCGAATAGGTATTTAGAATGATGGCAGTGGGCAGGAAAAAACACCCAAACCCACTCAATACTGCGAAGCAAGCGATTATACGGTATAACCGCCAGCAACGCCTTTAGTTGCATAAGCTACAGCATCGTGGGCATGTAATGACTCATAATGATTTATTTTTATATAAAAATCAGATAGCTCTGCTTTATTCAGTCGGGCTTTGAGTTTTCTTGCCGCATCTTCACAAAACATCAGGTTCTGGCCGTTTAAGCGAGCAAACTCTTGCTCATCTTCCCGTTTTACCGCTGCTTGTACTGGTGTTTGTAACTCATCCTCTAGGGTGTCTATTAAGTTAACAATATCAAACTCTTCAATGTCATGTGCTAGTTTGACCTTGAGGTTAGCAATAGAGCGCTGTGAGTGTGGAGTGGCGACAATACCTGCCGTACTACCCAGCCAATCATGTATGCTCTGGTAGTCAAGTTGCTTACCATCAAAAGTGTCTTGGAAAGCATCTTGTATGAGCTGTCTAGAAAGCGCTGCAGAGCAGGGGCAGGTTGACGAGTAGGTTACATCTAGACCTAATTCTAATGAGTAGCTGCCATCTTGTAAGGTGGCATCAATCACTACTGGGTAGCTTTTCCACCCCGCTTTTTTACTAAGTAAAGAATTACGTCGTAAAGGTAGTTCAAAGTTCAGCGTCACTTTGGCTGCCGTACTGAGCTCACTGTGGGTGCTGAGAAATTGATCCAGCACTTGTTTTAAACTCTTAGGTGTCAGTACATGTTCGCAAGAGAGGTTATCCAGAGCGAGAAAAAGGCGCGACATATGGATCCCTTTTGCCTGCTCTTGTTGCAAGTTTACAAAAGCATCCGCTTTTGCCAACACAGGCATCTCGTTTTGGCCTTTGGTTTTAAGCATCAAAGGCAGTTCAATATTGCCCATGCCTACCCAATCTAATCTGCCTGTTTGCAAGGCTTCCGCGTTATGTGCGATATCCGGCATGTTTTTCTGCATTGCTACTCTCTTCAATCACGACTTAAAAAACGCGCATATTACACCAAAAGCTGAAAAGTTGGGATGAGATAGCTAAATTCAAAAGTTAAAAATTATTATTAACGTGCAATTCTCGATACATCTTTAATACCAATCCGCATTAATACTTGCTCAATTCGAGGGAGTAAATTTGACGCTAACGGCGTTAAAAATTTCTTATTTAGAATAACTAAATAGCAAAATTTTGGCCTTGTTATCGACCAAATTTTCTTGCCTCAAATAGACCACTTAATTAAGCGAATTGGTATAGCTCGCGCTATTGTGGCTTTATGCGACTGAAATGGCGGCGGCTGATCCGGTGAATTGGTATTTTCCATCGATATCCATGCTCGCTTATTATAGTGGCTTTTGTATAATAAATACTTCAAGCTCGTGGTCACCGAACTCTTAGTGTTTGGCTCTAGAGCTCTTAGCAGTTTTGCAACAAATCTCGCCCTACAAGCGTTTAACAATGGTGATGTAAAGTATGACAGAAAATTCGTTTGGCTCATGGGCTCGAATTTTATCTAATCTAGTTGAAAAGTATGGTAATAAGCGAGCCTTTTTTATCGCTTATGGGTTTACTCTTTTCGTCGCCAGTGTCCTTTCTTGCATGTTTTACTATGTCGCACTTGGGGTGGTTGAAGTTGTTGATATATTAGCGCTGTTATTTATTACTGCAGTGATATCACCGGCATTAATCATGATGTCGGTCATGGCGATGCGGCAGTTACAGTCTTCAAAAGCCTACCTAGAATCTGCAACACAGCAAGAAAAAATGCTGAACCAGACCCTCAAGGATAATATTAACCGCCTTAATAGCGAGATAGACGAGCGTAAGATTGCGCTCCATGCCAAACACCGTGCAATTGATGAACTGCGCAAAGAAATCGCTGAGAGAAAGAAAACGCAACAAGAATTAGCACAACAAGGCATGTTGCTGCGAAGTATTGTCGACTCGTCACCCGATTTATTTTACTACCGCGATGAGCAGGGGGTCTTCCAGGGTTGCAATAAAATGTTTGAGTTGGTCATGGGTAAGTCCAGCAGTGAGCTTATAGGGCGCTCTGTGGCTGAGATTTACGATCAAGCTTACCTACCTAAAGTATTGGAGACCGATGCCGAGGTTGAGCAAACCCAGCAACCTATAACATTGGACGTGGAATACCCAGTAGAAGGAGAGATGCGCTGGTTTGAAATGCGCAAACTGCCATTTATCTCTGAAAATGGAGAGTACATTGGCTTACTAGCCTTTGGTCGTGATATCACCAGCCGTAAAGAAGCTGAGCAGGCGTTAGAAACCGCTTATAAAGATAAAGGGAAGTTTATCGCAACACTGAGCCATGAGCTCAGGACGCCCCTTAACGGCATTGTCGGGCTAACTAGAATGATGCTCGATACTGAGCTTACGGC from Pseudoalteromonas sp. UG3-2 encodes the following:
- the folE2 gene encoding GTP cyclohydrolase FolE2 — translated: MQKNMPDIAHNAEALQTGRLDWVGMGNIELPLMLKTKGQNEMPVLAKADAFVNLQQEQAKGIHMSRLFLALDNLSCEHVLTPKSLKQVLDQFLSTHSELSTAAKVTLNFELPLRRNSLLSKKAGWKSYPVVIDATLQDGSYSLELGLDVTYSSTCPCSAALSRQLIQDAFQDTFDGKQLDYQSIHDWLGSTAGIVATPHSQRSIANLKVKLAHDIEEFDIVNLIDTLEDELQTPVQAAVKREDEQEFARLNGQNLMFCEDAARKLKARLNKAELSDFYIKINHYESLHAHDAVAYATKGVAGGYTV